Proteins from one Mobula birostris isolate sMobBir1 chromosome 10, sMobBir1.hap1, whole genome shotgun sequence genomic window:
- the LOC140203667 gene encoding uncharacterized protein produces PSTLERLKEHHATQKPYQCGDCGKAFNYPSQLEVHRRSHTGERPFPCTVCKKGFAQSSALLTHQRVHTGERPFTCTICGKGFTHSSHLVRHRRSHTGERPFPCSVCGKDFTQSSHLLKHQRVHTEERPFSCTDCGKSFKSPGEVRIHRQTHTGERPFGCSHCGKCFGQSSDLLKHQTVHTGERPFTCSECRKGFTRSSHLLKHHCSQSDERCFTCSECGRSFKRYTERMKHQLTHTGERPFSCAVCGRGYTQAFLLLRHQRVHK; encoded by the coding sequence CCTTCCACGCTGGAGAGGCTGAAAGAGCACCACGCAACACAGAAGCCATATCAATGCGGGGACTGCGGGAAGGCATTTAACTACCCGTCCCAGCTGGAGGTTCACCGCCGCtctcacaccggggagaggccattccCCTGCACCGTGTGTAAGAAAGGATTCGCCCAGTCCTCTGCCCTGCTGACCCACCAGCGGgtccacaccggggagaggccattcacctgcaccATCTGCGGCAAAGGCTTCACCCACTCCTCGCATCTGGTCAGGCACCGGCGAagtcacaccggggagaggccgttccccTGCTCCGTCTGTGGGAAGGACTTCACCCAGTCATCCCACCTGCTGAAGCACCAGCGGGTTCACACCGAGGAGAGGCCGTTCAGTTGTACGGACTGTGGCAAAAGCTTCAAGAGTCCCGGGGAGGTGAGGATCCACCGGCAGACTCACACAGGTGAGAGACCCTTCGGGTGCTCTCACTGCGGCAAGTGCTTCGGGCAGTCCAGTGACCTCCTGAAACACCAGACCgtccacaccggggagaggccctTCACCTGCTCTGAGTGCAGGAAGGGCTTCACCCGCTCGTCCCACCTGCTGAAGCACCACTGCAGCCAGAGCGACGAGCGATGCTTCACCTGCTCCGAGTGCGGGAGGAGCTTCAAGAGGTACACGGAGAGGATGAAGCACCAGCTGAcgcacaccggggagaggccctTCAGCTGTGCCGTGTGTGGGAGGGGATACACGCAGGCCTTCCTCCTGCTCAGACACCAGCGGGTTCACAAGTGA